The following are encoded in a window of Bradyrhizobium guangdongense genomic DNA:
- a CDS encoding acyl-CoA synthetase has product MSETSTFLGIVSGERDRTHAEVANRADRIASGLAKIGVRQGDCVCMLMRNDIAFLEAAYAAMRLGAYGVPINWHFKPEEINYILGDTGTSVLIGHADMLHALRDAIPKGVTVLSVPTPPEILSNYKIDRDHLGTPDFAIDFESWLAQFQPYDGPVVPQPMNMIYTSGTTGHPKGVRRNAPTPEQQAAGERMRAMIYGLKPGARAILPGPLYHSAPNSFGIRAGKLGGALVLMPRFEAEEFLQLIERFEIDTIFMVPTMFIRLMKLPEAVRKKYDVSSLRHVIHAAAPCPADVKRAMIEWWGPVIYEFYGSTESSAVTFATSEDALKKPGTVGKISPGAELRFIGEDGRVLGVGEIGEIYSRMPAMADFTYHNKPEKRAEIDRDGFITSGDVGYIDEDGYVFICDRKRDMVISGGVNIYPAEIESVLHAVPGVHDCAVFGIPDAEFGEALMAVVEPQPGITLDAAEIRAGLKTSLADYKVPKHIEIRAGLPREDSGKIFKRRLRDPYWEQAGRKI; this is encoded by the coding sequence ATGAGCGAAACGTCCACCTTCCTTGGCATTGTCTCCGGCGAACGCGATCGCACTCACGCCGAAGTCGCCAATCGCGCCGATCGTATCGCCTCCGGCCTCGCCAAGATCGGCGTCCGCCAAGGCGACTGCGTCTGCATGCTGATGCGGAACGACATCGCTTTCCTTGAAGCGGCCTACGCCGCGATGCGGCTCGGCGCCTACGGCGTGCCGATCAACTGGCACTTCAAGCCGGAGGAGATCAACTACATCCTTGGCGACACCGGCACATCCGTGCTGATCGGCCATGCCGACATGCTCCACGCCTTGCGCGACGCGATTCCAAAAGGCGTCACCGTGCTCAGCGTGCCGACACCGCCGGAAATCCTCTCCAACTACAAGATCGATCGCGATCATCTGGGGACTCCCGACTTCGCGATCGATTTCGAATCCTGGCTTGCGCAATTCCAGCCCTATGACGGTCCGGTCGTGCCGCAGCCGATGAACATGATCTATACGTCCGGCACGACAGGCCATCCCAAGGGCGTGCGCCGCAACGCGCCGACGCCGGAGCAGCAGGCCGCCGGCGAACGCATGCGCGCGATGATCTACGGCCTCAAGCCCGGTGCCCGAGCGATCCTGCCGGGCCCGCTGTATCATTCCGCGCCGAACTCCTTCGGCATCCGCGCCGGCAAGCTCGGCGGCGCACTGGTGCTGATGCCGCGTTTCGAGGCTGAAGAATTCCTGCAACTGATCGAGCGTTTTGAGATCGATACCATCTTCATGGTGCCGACCATGTTCATCCGCCTGATGAAGCTGCCGGAGGCGGTTCGCAAGAAGTACGACGTCTCATCGTTGCGCCACGTCATCCACGCTGCCGCGCCATGTCCGGCCGACGTCAAGCGCGCCATGATCGAATGGTGGGGGCCCGTGATCTACGAGTTCTACGGCTCGACCGAATCCAGCGCCGTCACCTTCGCAACGTCAGAGGATGCGTTGAAGAAGCCCGGCACTGTCGGCAAGATCTCGCCCGGCGCCGAACTGCGCTTCATCGGCGAAGACGGCCGCGTGCTCGGCGTCGGCGAGATCGGCGAGATCTATTCCCGCATGCCTGCAATGGCCGACTTCACCTACCACAACAAGCCGGAGAAGCGCGCCGAGATCGATCGCGACGGCTTCATCACCTCAGGCGACGTCGGCTATATCGACGAGGACGGCTACGTCTTCATCTGCGACCGCAAGCGCGACATGGTAATCTCCGGCGGCGTCAACATCTATCCGGCCGAGATCGAATCGGTGCTGCATGCCGTGCCGGGGGTGCATGATTGCGCGGTGTTCGGCATCCCCGACGCCGAGTTCGGCGAGGCGCTGATGGCGGTGGTCGAGCCGCAGCCCGGCATTACGCTCGATGCCGCCGAGATCCGTGCAGGACTGAAGACCTCGCTCGCCGACTACAAGGTGCCCAAGCACATCGAGATCCGCGCGGGGCTGCCGCGCGAAGACTCAGGCAAGATTTTCAAGCGCCGCCTGCGGGATCCCTATTGGGAGCAGGCGGGGCGAAAGATCTGA
- a CDS encoding crotonase/enoyl-CoA hydratase family protein gives MEERVSISISEGVADVRLVRADKMNALDQPMFEALVAATERLSKEKGVRAVVLSGEGRAFCAGLDMGRFAAMKEKGGNGIPGGENRDLTKRTHGQANFPQAAVWGWRQLPVPVIAAVHGVAFGGGFQLSLGADMRFLSADARMSIMEIKWGLVPDMAGTPILASLVRDDILRDLTYTGRIFSAQEAMTYGLATRICDDPRAAALQAAREIAGKSPDAIRAAKRLLNNLSVDPGGALLAESVEQQKLIGSANQTEAVRANLEKRAPKFAD, from the coding sequence ATGGAAGAGCGCGTCTCGATCTCGATTTCGGAAGGCGTCGCCGACGTGCGCTTGGTGCGCGCGGACAAGATGAATGCGCTCGATCAGCCCATGTTCGAGGCCCTTGTTGCGGCAACCGAGCGGCTTTCGAAGGAAAAGGGCGTTCGCGCCGTCGTGCTCTCAGGTGAAGGCCGTGCATTCTGCGCCGGCCTCGACATGGGGCGTTTTGCCGCCATGAAGGAGAAGGGCGGCAATGGAATTCCGGGTGGCGAAAATCGCGATCTCACCAAGCGAACACACGGCCAGGCGAACTTCCCGCAAGCCGCGGTCTGGGGCTGGCGTCAGCTTCCGGTACCGGTGATCGCGGCGGTGCACGGCGTCGCCTTCGGCGGCGGCTTTCAGCTCTCGCTCGGTGCCGACATGCGCTTTCTCTCGGCAGATGCGCGAATGTCGATCATGGAAATCAAATGGGGGCTCGTGCCTGACATGGCGGGAACGCCGATCCTGGCGAGCCTCGTCCGCGACGACATCCTGCGCGATCTCACCTACACCGGCCGCATCTTCTCTGCGCAGGAGGCGATGACGTATGGCCTCGCCACCCGCATCTGCGACGACCCGCGCGCAGCCGCGCTCCAAGCCGCGCGCGAAATCGCCGGCAAGAGTCCCGACGCGATCCGCGCCGCCAAGCGCTTGCTCAATAATCTCTCGGTCGATCCGGGTGGCGCGCTGCTGGCCGAATCCGTCGAGCAGCAGAAGCTGATCGGCAGCGCCAACCAGACCGAGGCGGTGCGCGCCAATCTGGAGAAGCGCGCGCCGAAGTTTGCGGATTGA
- a CDS encoding SDR family oxidoreductase translates to MFKENLLAGRRILVTGGGTGLGKSMAARFLQLGAEVHICGRRKIVCDETATELMDQYGGRVTSHGVDIRNALAVEEMVETIFRDGPLTDLINNAAGNFISRTEELSPRGFDAVANIVMHGTFYVTHAVGKRWIALKQPGNVVSITVTWVRNGSPYVVPSAMSKSAIHAMTMSLATEWGRYGIRLNTIAPGEIPTEGMSKRIKPGDEAGARTKAMNPMGRVGTMEELQNLATFLISGGCDWINGETIAMDGAQALAMGGNFYQLRDWSDDDWKTARESIMAQNEKDRAKRG, encoded by the coding sequence ATGTTCAAGGAAAATCTTCTGGCTGGGCGGCGCATTCTCGTGACTGGCGGCGGCACCGGGCTCGGCAAGTCGATGGCGGCGCGCTTCCTCCAGCTCGGCGCCGAGGTGCACATCTGCGGCCGGCGCAAGATCGTCTGCGACGAGACCGCGACCGAGCTGATGGATCAGTATGGCGGCCGCGTCACCAGCCATGGGGTCGACATCCGCAACGCGCTCGCGGTCGAGGAGATGGTCGAGACCATCTTTCGCGATGGGCCGCTCACCGATCTCATCAACAACGCCGCCGGCAATTTCATCTCGCGCACCGAGGAGCTGTCGCCGCGCGGCTTCGATGCCGTCGCCAACATCGTCATGCACGGCACGTTCTACGTGACCCATGCGGTCGGCAAGCGCTGGATCGCGTTGAAGCAGCCCGGCAATGTCGTCTCGATCACGGTGACCTGGGTGCGCAACGGCTCGCCCTATGTGGTGCCGTCGGCCATGAGCAAGTCGGCGATCCACGCCATGACGATGTCGCTCGCCACCGAATGGGGCCGCTATGGTATCCGCCTCAACACCATCGCGCCGGGGGAAATCCCGACCGAGGGCATGAGCAAGCGCATCAAGCCGGGTGACGAGGCCGGCGCGCGCACCAAGGCGATGAACCCGATGGGCCGCGTCGGCACCATGGAGGAGCTGCAGAACCTCGCGACATTCCTGATCTCCGGCGGCTGCGACTGGATCAACGGCGAAACCATCGCCATGGACGGCGCCCAGGCGCTCGCGATGGGCGGCAATTTCTATCAACTGCGCGACTGGAGCGACGACGACTGGAAAACCGCGCGCGAGAGCATCATGGCGCAGAACGAGAAGGATCGGGCGAAGCGGGGGTAA
- a CDS encoding fatty acid--CoA ligase — translation MSTQPLADLADMVRERAKSRGSAIAYEFEGRVTSFAEFDVKTNKVANALLAMGVKKGDRIAYLGKNSDIYFELLMGAIKAGVVIAPVNWRLAGPEVAFIVADCQAPVLFVGPEFITLARQIRDQLPGVRTVITTEGGAPEWQDFTAWRDAQSGDDPKVPIDSKDIAIQLYTSGTTGKPKGAMLSHANFLNLVQTGNAEDKPEWNRWSTDDVSLVAMPIFHIGGSGWGVMGLYHGARGVIAREFDPTKVLDFFEQSGITKLFMVPAAMQFVVRQPRARSMDFSRLKYMLYGASPIPAALLKECIEVFKCGFVQMYGMTETTGTIVALPPEDHVEGLERMRSAGKALPGVEIAILDADGTPLPPRQVGEIATRSGSNMAGYWNLPEATAATLRSDGWLRTGDAGYMDEDGYLYIHDRIKDMIISGGENIYPAEVESALCDHPDVAEAAVIGVPDDIWGEAVKAVVVMKPGKQASATDIINFTRTRIAGYKTPKSVEFLPALPRNPSGKILRRQLREPHWAGKERRVN, via the coding sequence ATGTCCACACAGCCATTGGCTGATCTCGCCGACATGGTGCGCGAGCGCGCGAAGAGCCGCGGCAGCGCGATCGCCTACGAGTTCGAAGGCCGCGTCACCAGCTTTGCCGAGTTCGACGTCAAGACCAATAAGGTCGCCAATGCGCTTCTCGCCATGGGCGTGAAGAAGGGCGACCGCATCGCCTATCTCGGCAAGAACAGCGACATCTATTTCGAGCTCCTGATGGGCGCAATCAAGGCCGGAGTGGTCATAGCGCCGGTGAACTGGCGGCTCGCCGGGCCCGAGGTCGCCTTCATCGTCGCGGATTGCCAAGCGCCGGTGCTGTTCGTCGGGCCGGAGTTCATTACACTGGCTCGCCAGATCAGAGATCAGCTTCCGGGCGTGCGCACCGTCATCACCACCGAAGGCGGCGCGCCGGAATGGCAGGATTTCACGGCCTGGCGCGATGCGCAGAGCGGCGATGATCCGAAGGTGCCGATCGACAGCAAGGACATCGCGATCCAGCTCTACACGTCGGGGACGACGGGCAAGCCGAAGGGCGCGATGCTGAGCCACGCGAACTTCCTCAATCTGGTGCAGACCGGAAACGCCGAGGACAAGCCGGAGTGGAACCGGTGGTCGACCGACGACGTCTCGCTGGTGGCGATGCCGATCTTCCACATCGGCGGCTCCGGTTGGGGTGTGATGGGACTTTATCACGGCGCCCGCGGGGTCATTGCGCGCGAGTTCGACCCGACCAAGGTGCTGGATTTCTTCGAGCAGTCGGGCATCACGAAGCTGTTCATGGTGCCGGCGGCGATGCAATTCGTGGTGCGGCAGCCGCGCGCCAGGTCGATGGACTTCTCGCGCCTCAAATACATGCTCTATGGCGCCTCGCCGATTCCGGCGGCGCTGCTGAAGGAGTGCATCGAGGTCTTCAAGTGCGGCTTCGTGCAGATGTACGGCATGACCGAGACGACCGGCACCATCGTCGCGCTGCCGCCGGAGGACCACGTCGAGGGCCTGGAGCGGATGCGCTCGGCCGGCAAGGCGCTGCCGGGGGTCGAGATCGCCATTCTTGATGCAGACGGCACCCCGCTGCCGCCGCGCCAGGTCGGCGAGATCGCCACGCGTTCGGGCTCGAACATGGCGGGCTACTGGAATCTGCCGGAGGCGACGGCCGCGACGCTCCGCAGTGACGGCTGGTTGCGTACCGGCGATGCCGGCTACATGGACGAGGACGGCTATCTCTATATCCACGACCGCATCAAGGACATGATCATCTCCGGCGGCGAGAACATCTATCCCGCCGAGGTCGAGAGCGCGCTATGCGATCATCCTGATGTCGCCGAAGCCGCGGTGATCGGCGTGCCTGACGACATCTGGGGCGAAGCCGTGAAGGCAGTCGTGGTGATGAAGCCGGGCAAACAGGCGAGCGCCACCGACATCATCAACTTTACCCGGACACGCATCGCCGGCTACAAGACGCCGAAGAGCGTCGAGTTCCTGCCGGCACTGCCGCGCAATCCCTCAGGCAAGATCCTGCGGCGCCAGTTGCGCGAGCCGCATTGGGCGGGGAAGGAGCGAAGGGTGAACTAG
- a CDS encoding acyl-CoA dehydrogenase family protein produces the protein MDFSLPADLVAYLGELDRFIEREIKPLEEADDNIRFFDHRREWARTDFENGGLPRHEWEALLRKAKDLADAAGHLRFPVPKQYGGKDGSNLWMAVIREHFAAKGLGLHNDLQNEHSVVGNFPVVTMLDRYGRDDQKAMIDGSIRGKYRITFGLTEPHHGSDATHMETRAVPATRDNLKGWIINGEKMWTTGMHVATHCALFARTSGNDGDARGITCFLVPAKTPGVKVEEYMWTFNMPTDHPRVSFTDVFVPEDAQFGDVGRGLSLAQCFVHQNRIRQAASSLGAAVYCINESVKYARERKPFGRALAENQAIQFPLVELATQAEMLRLLIRKTAWEMDQLTEEQIERTLSDRISMCNYWANRLCCESADRAMQVHGGMGYSRHKPFEHIYRHHRRYRITEGSEEIQMRKVAGFLFGYMGPGKH, from the coding sequence GTGGATTTCTCATTGCCTGCCGATCTCGTCGCATACCTCGGAGAGCTCGACCGTTTCATCGAACGCGAGATCAAGCCGCTGGAAGAGGCCGACGACAACATCCGCTTCTTCGATCATCGCCGCGAATGGGCCCGTACCGATTTCGAGAATGGCGGCCTGCCGCGGCACGAATGGGAAGCGTTGCTGCGGAAGGCCAAGGATCTCGCCGATGCCGCCGGCCACCTGCGCTTTCCGGTGCCGAAGCAATATGGCGGCAAGGACGGCTCCAACCTCTGGATGGCCGTGATCCGCGAACATTTTGCGGCCAAGGGCCTCGGCCTGCACAATGACCTGCAGAACGAACACTCGGTCGTCGGCAATTTCCCTGTCGTCACGATGCTCGATCGCTACGGCCGCGACGACCAGAAGGCGATGATCGACGGTTCCATCAGGGGCAAGTACCGCATCACCTTCGGCCTCACCGAACCGCATCACGGCTCGGATGCCACCCACATGGAGACGCGTGCGGTGCCGGCGACCCGCGACAACCTCAAGGGCTGGATCATCAATGGCGAGAAGATGTGGACGACGGGCATGCACGTCGCCACGCATTGCGCACTGTTCGCGCGCACCTCCGGCAACGACGGCGATGCCCGCGGCATCACCTGCTTCCTGGTGCCGGCGAAGACGCCCGGCGTGAAGGTCGAGGAATATATGTGGACCTTCAACATGCCGACCGATCACCCCCGCGTCAGCTTTACGGACGTGTTCGTGCCCGAGGATGCGCAGTTCGGCGACGTCGGCCGCGGCCTGTCGCTGGCGCAATGCTTTGTCCACCAGAACCGCATCCGCCAGGCCGCGAGCTCGCTCGGCGCGGCCGTCTACTGCATCAACGAGAGTGTCAAATATGCGCGCGAGCGCAAGCCGTTCGGCAGGGCGCTCGCCGAGAACCAGGCGATCCAGTTCCCGCTCGTCGAGCTTGCCACGCAGGCGGAGATGCTGCGCCTGTTGATCCGCAAGACCGCCTGGGAGATGGACCAGCTCACCGAGGAGCAGATCGAGCGCACGCTCTCCGACCGCATCTCGATGTGCAATTACTGGGCAAACCGCCTCTGCTGCGAATCCGCCGACCGCGCCATGCAGGTCCACGGCGGCATGGGCTATTCGCGCCACAAGCCGTTCGAGCATATCTACCGGCATCATCGGCGCTACCGCATCACCGAAGGCAGCGAGGAGATCCAGATGCGGAAAGTCGCGGGATTCCTGTTCGGCTATATGGGGCCGGGGAAGCATTAA
- a CDS encoding enoyl-CoA hydratase-related protein, translating to MELKFSKVERKGPITIVTLSRPEVYNAMHIDAHFELNKVFDDFSSDPEQWVAVVTGAGDKAFCAGNDLKWQAAGGKRGWDKGGFAGLTARFDCDKPIIAAVNGVAMGGGFEIALACDLIIASENATFALPEPRVGLAALAGGLHRLPRQIGLKRAMGMILTARHVSAKEGFELGFVNEVVPQGEALAAALRWAEMITRNSPMSIRASKQTIRKGLAVSLEQAIEEQREYPAVKAMVASQDYIEGPKAFSEKRPPKWVGR from the coding sequence ATGGAGCTGAAATTCTCGAAGGTGGAACGCAAGGGACCGATCACGATCGTGACGCTGTCGCGGCCCGAGGTCTATAACGCGATGCACATCGATGCGCATTTCGAGCTCAACAAGGTGTTCGACGATTTTTCCTCCGATCCAGAGCAATGGGTCGCGGTCGTCACCGGCGCTGGCGACAAGGCGTTCTGCGCCGGCAATGATCTGAAGTGGCAGGCGGCGGGAGGAAAACGCGGCTGGGACAAGGGCGGCTTCGCCGGCCTCACCGCGCGCTTCGACTGCGACAAGCCGATCATCGCCGCGGTGAACGGCGTTGCCATGGGCGGCGGCTTCGAGATTGCGCTCGCCTGCGACCTCATCATTGCCTCGGAGAACGCGACCTTCGCACTGCCCGAGCCACGCGTCGGACTTGCCGCGCTCGCCGGCGGCCTGCACCGACTGCCGCGGCAGATCGGGCTGAAGCGCGCCATGGGCATGATCCTTACCGCGCGTCACGTCAGCGCCAAGGAGGGTTTCGAGCTCGGCTTCGTCAACGAGGTGGTGCCGCAGGGCGAGGCGCTCGCGGCCGCGCTGCGCTGGGCGGAGATGATCACCAGGAATTCGCCGATGTCGATCCGGGCGTCCAAGCAGACCATCCGGAAGGGCCTCGCAGTGTCGCTGGAGCAGGCGATCGAGGAACAGCGCGAGTATCCCGCGGTGAAGGCGATGGTGGCCTCGCAGGATTACATCGAGGGCCCGAAAGCGTTCTCCGAGAAGCGGCCACCCAAATGGGTTGGGAGGTAG
- a CDS encoding DUF6285 domain-containing protein, with product MQDEPTPIELTKAVADFLRNDIAPLISGHQAFKLRVAVNILDLVTRQLTLEEGSDAAEVERLRTLLGMDGSVTELNRVLADRIAKGQVDLATPGLAEHLWATTMDKLAVDQPNYASYKRELGRRV from the coding sequence ATGCAGGACGAACCGACGCCGATCGAGCTGACCAAGGCGGTCGCCGATTTCTTGCGCAACGACATCGCGCCGCTGATCTCAGGCCATCAGGCTTTCAAGCTGCGCGTCGCCGTCAACATCCTCGATCTCGTCACGCGGCAGCTGACGCTGGAGGAGGGGAGCGATGCTGCGGAAGTCGAGCGCCTGCGGACGCTGCTCGGGATGGACGGATCGGTGACGGAGCTCAACCGTGTCCTCGCCGATCGCATCGCCAAAGGCCAGGTTGACCTCGCAACGCCGGGTCTCGCCGAGCATCTGTGGGCGACCACGATGGATAAGCTCGCGGTCGATCAGCCGAACTACGCGTCATACAAAAGGGAGCTGGGGCGCAGAGTGTAG
- a CDS encoding phosphotransferase family protein, translated as MIEAELSRSVVRWCKGATGVAGAEKLSGGASQETWRFDIVHPDGVIGAILRRSPKGYGAAPTRAAGLAAEAQLMQLAYEAGVPSPRVMHVLTPEDDLGTGFIMQRVEGETIARKILRDDEFAAARPLLARQIGGILAGLHQLPQDKLPELRNRGATQEISDFERDYRSLNWPKPVFELALRWLRDHDPGPSAETTLVHGDFRNGNLIVGPDGVRAVLDWELAHLGDPMEDLGWVCVNSWRFGEIDKPVGGFGAREELFEGYEAVGRKVDPARVKFWEVMGTLRWGIMCGGMMQRFREGPDHSMERAMIGRRASETEIDLLRLLAPRGS; from the coding sequence ATGATCGAGGCCGAACTTTCACGCAGCGTCGTGCGGTGGTGCAAGGGCGCGACCGGCGTCGCCGGTGCGGAAAAACTGTCCGGCGGCGCCAGCCAGGAGACCTGGCGCTTTGACATCGTGCATCCTGATGGCGTGATCGGCGCGATTCTGCGCCGCTCGCCGAAGGGCTATGGCGCTGCGCCCACGCGCGCCGCGGGGCTTGCCGCGGAGGCGCAGCTGATGCAGCTCGCTTATGAGGCCGGCGTGCCGTCGCCGCGCGTGATGCATGTGCTGACGCCGGAAGATGATCTCGGCACCGGCTTCATCATGCAGCGGGTCGAAGGCGAAACCATCGCGCGCAAGATTCTTCGCGATGACGAGTTCGCGGCGGCACGGCCGCTGCTTGCGCGACAGATCGGCGGCATTCTCGCGGGCCTCCATCAACTGCCGCAGGATAAACTGCCCGAGTTGCGCAATCGCGGCGCCACGCAGGAGATCTCCGATTTCGAGCGCGACTATCGCAGCCTGAACTGGCCAAAGCCCGTGTTCGAGCTGGCGCTACGCTGGCTGCGCGACCACGATCCCGGCCCCTCCGCCGAGACGACACTGGTGCATGGCGATTTCCGCAACGGCAATCTCATTGTCGGCCCCGATGGTGTTCGTGCCGTGCTCGACTGGGAACTGGCCCATCTCGGCGACCCCATGGAGGATCTCGGGTGGGTCTGCGTCAATTCGTGGCGTTTCGGCGAGATCGACAAGCCCGTCGGCGGCTTTGGCGCACGCGAGGAATTGTTCGAGGGCTATGAAGCGGTCGGCCGCAAGGTCGATCCGGCGCGCGTCAAATTCTGGGAAGTGATGGGCACGCTGCGCTGGGGCATCATGTGCGGCGGCATGATGCAGCGGTTCCGCGAGGGGCCTGATCATTCGATGGAGCGTGCCATGATCGGCCGCCGCGCCAGCGAGACCGAAATCGATCTGTTGCGGCTGCTGGCGCCGCGCGGGAGCTGA
- a CDS encoding enoyl-CoA hydratase/isomerase, whose amino-acid sequence MQFKHVTLDFDGAVAVLKLDHQEVMNAVSVDMLGGLAEALDAIEERRDEVRSVVLTGAGRAFCTGANLQGRNNQSKKTKAGLTLETGFHPFLRRIRNLHCPIVTAVNGPAAGAGMSFALLGDMILCARSSYFLQAFRRIGLVPDCGSTWLLPRLVGRARSIELSLMGERLPAEKALEWGLVNRVYDDGVLMEEAMKLARELASGPTVALSLIRKLYWDSPENSFEDQLNLEFQCQLRAGDTQDFREGVGAFLEKRPAQFKGK is encoded by the coding sequence ATGCAGTTCAAACACGTCACGCTCGATTTCGATGGGGCTGTCGCGGTCCTCAAGCTCGACCATCAGGAGGTGATGAACGCGGTCTCCGTGGACATGCTGGGCGGTCTGGCCGAGGCGCTCGACGCGATCGAGGAGAGAAGGGACGAGGTGCGCAGCGTCGTGCTGACCGGCGCGGGCCGTGCGTTCTGCACGGGCGCCAATCTGCAAGGTCGCAACAACCAGTCGAAGAAGACCAAGGCCGGCCTGACGCTGGAGACGGGCTTTCATCCGTTCCTGCGCCGCATCCGCAATCTGCACTGTCCCATCGTCACTGCGGTGAACGGTCCGGCCGCCGGTGCGGGCATGAGCTTCGCGCTGCTCGGGGACATGATCCTGTGCGCGCGTTCTTCTTACTTCCTCCAGGCCTTCCGCCGCATCGGTCTCGTGCCGGATTGCGGCTCGACCTGGCTGTTGCCGCGCCTCGTCGGCCGCGCGCGCTCGATCGAATTGTCCCTGATGGGCGAGCGGCTGCCGGCCGAGAAGGCGCTGGAATGGGGGCTCGTCAACCGCGTCTATGACGATGGCGTGTTGATGGAGGAGGCGATGAAGCTCGCACGCGAGCTCGCCTCCGGACCGACGGTCGCGCTGTCGCTGATCCGCAAGCTCTATTGGGACAGCCCCGAAAATTCCTTCGAGGATCAGCTCAACCTCGAATTCCAGTGCCAGCTCCGCGCCGGCGACACCCAGGATTTTCGCGAAGGCGTCGGTGCGTTCCTGGAGAAGCGGCCCGCGCAGTTCAAAGGCAAATGA
- a CDS encoding SDR family NAD(P)-dependent oxidoreductase translates to MNLFDLSGRVAVITGGNGGIGLGIAQALAGQGCNVSIWGRNADKNKAAAASIAGLPGKVDARVCDVTDPASVNAAMKATLDIFGRVDGCFANAGIGGGGRRSFIERTEEEWRTMFATNLDGVFHAFQAAAKHMTERANAGDRFGRLVATSSLASIFGTARNEHYAATKAAINALVRALGVELARHGVTANAILPGWIKSDMTSGLMANEKFVTNVMPRIPMRRFGEASDFGGIAVYLMSKASSYHTADTFVIDGGYTAF, encoded by the coding sequence ATGAACCTTTTCGACCTCTCCGGCCGCGTTGCCGTGATCACCGGCGGCAATGGCGGCATCGGGCTCGGCATCGCGCAGGCCCTCGCGGGCCAGGGCTGCAACGTCTCGATCTGGGGCCGCAATGCTGACAAGAACAAGGCTGCTGCCGCGAGCATTGCGGGCCTGCCTGGAAAGGTCGATGCGCGCGTCTGCGACGTCACCGATCCGGCCTCGGTCAATGCGGCGATGAAGGCCACGCTGGATATCTTCGGCCGGGTCGACGGCTGCTTTGCCAACGCGGGCATCGGCGGCGGTGGACGGCGTTCCTTCATCGAGCGCACCGAGGAGGAATGGCGCACGATGTTTGCGACCAATCTCGACGGCGTATTCCACGCTTTTCAAGCGGCCGCGAAGCACATGACCGAGCGCGCCAATGCCGGCGACCGTTTCGGCCGGCTCGTGGCCACCTCGAGCCTCGCGTCGATCTTCGGCACCGCGCGCAACGAGCACTATGCCGCGACGAAGGCCGCCATCAACGCGCTGGTGCGCGCGCTCGGCGTCGAGCTGGCTCGCCACGGCGTCACCGCCAATGCGATCCTGCCCGGCTGGATCAAGAGCGACATGACATCGGGGCTGATGGCCAACGAGAAATTCGTCACCAACGTGATGCCGCGGATTCCGATGCGCCGCTTCGGCGAGGCATCCGATTTCGGCGGCATCGCCGTGTATCTGATGAGCAAGGCCTCGTCGTATCACACCGCGGACACGTTCGTGATCGATGGCGGCTATACGGCGTTTTGA
- a CDS encoding VOC family protein, translating to MFSHVMIGTNNLDKAKTFYDKLLGTLDVRPARVDGHRIFYITKTGVFSVSKPINGEPATCANGGTIGFAANSPEQVEAWHAAGIAAGGTPIEDPPGVREGSGVKMYLAYLRDLDGNKICAMHRMPS from the coding sequence ATGTTCTCACATGTCATGATCGGTACCAACAATCTCGACAAGGCAAAGACGTTCTACGACAAGCTGCTCGGCACGCTCGACGTGCGACCGGCCAGGGTCGACGGCCATCGCATCTTCTACATCACCAAGACCGGTGTGTTCTCGGTATCGAAGCCCATCAACGGCGAACCGGCGACGTGCGCGAACGGCGGCACCATCGGTTTTGCGGCCAATTCGCCGGAGCAGGTCGAGGCGTGGCATGCGGCCGGCATCGCGGCCGGCGGAACGCCGATCGAGGATCCGCCCGGCGTGCGCGAAGGCTCGGGCGTCAAAATGTATCTCGCCTATTTGCGCGACCTCGATGGCAACAAGATTTGTGCGATGCATCGGATGCCGAGCTAG